One Paucidesulfovibrio longus DSM 6739 genomic window carries:
- the hgcA gene encoding mercury methylation corrinoid protein HgcA, with protein MTDIAGTPQGLCGRDVPAADNSGRSEACUGPKTESGFGLHSLPGYAVLPFVREFVETPAGPVPRVRTRPDWRDRFGTLRARLGFRNDYKIVPGLYCVGRPGPDSPVLVTCNYKLTFDALRRELGDTDAWLLALDTHGVNVWCAAAKGVLSTEEVARRVRAANLAAIVSHRVLTLPQLAAPGVSAHKLKGLCGFSVRFGPIRAGDLRAYLERGEADEAMRRVEFPLAERLVLAPVELTQRLHWLVLLCLLCFALSGLGPEGYSLSLALRRGLLACAATLTGLLAGVLLVPALLPLLPGRAFSAKGAVAGGAAFLPLALAAAGFADVWELAALGCWTVGLGSYLGMNFTGSTPFTSPTGVEKEMRRAMPLQAACLLASLILWVGAPFWGNAL; from the coding sequence ATGACCGATATCGCCGGGACGCCGCAGGGCCTTTGCGGCCGCGATGTTCCCGCTGCCGATAATTCAGGTCGAAGCGAAGCCTGTTGAGGGCCGAAGACGGAGTCCGGGTTCGGACTCCACTCGCTGCCCGGATACGCCGTGCTTCCGTTCGTGCGGGAATTCGTCGAGACGCCTGCCGGTCCCGTGCCGCGCGTGCGCACCCGTCCCGACTGGCGCGACAGGTTCGGCACCCTGCGGGCGCGGCTCGGTTTTCGGAACGACTACAAGATCGTTCCGGGCCTGTATTGCGTGGGCCGTCCCGGTCCAGACTCCCCCGTGCTGGTGACGTGCAACTACAAGCTGACCTTTGACGCGCTGCGCCGCGAGCTGGGCGATACCGATGCCTGGCTGCTGGCCCTGGACACCCACGGCGTCAACGTCTGGTGCGCCGCGGCCAAGGGCGTTCTGTCCACGGAGGAGGTCGCGCGCCGGGTCCGGGCCGCGAACCTGGCCGCGATCGTGTCGCACCGCGTCCTGACCCTGCCGCAGTTGGCGGCTCCGGGCGTCTCGGCGCACAAGCTCAAGGGGCTGTGCGGATTCTCCGTCCGTTTCGGGCCGATCCGTGCGGGCGATCTGCGCGCGTATCTGGAGCGGGGCGAGGCGGACGAGGCCATGCGCCGGGTGGAGTTCCCTTTGGCGGAGCGTCTGGTGCTCGCCCCGGTGGAGCTGACGCAGCGTCTGCATTGGCTGGTCCTGTTGTGCCTGCTCTGCTTCGCGCTCTCCGGCCTGGGGCCGGAAGGCTATTCCTTGTCTCTTGCGTTGCGGCGGGGCCTGCTGGCCTGCGCGGCCACGCTGACGGGGCTGCTCGCGGGCGTGCTCCTGGTGCCCGCGCTGCTGCCGCTGCTGCCGGGCCGTGCTTTTTCAGCCAAGGGAGCCGTGGCCGGCGGAGCGGCTTTCCTGCCGCTGGCCCTGGCTGCCGCGGGCTTTGCCGATGTCTGGGAACTGGCGGCCCTGGGCTGCTGGACAGTGGGATTGGGTTCCTACCTGGGCATGAACTTCACCGGTTCCACCCCGTTCACTTCGCCGACAGGCGTGGAAAAGGAAATGCGCCGGGCCATGCCGCTTCAGGCCGCATGCCTTTTGGCGTCCTTGATCCTTTGGGTGGGAGCGCCGTTCTGGGGGAATGCGCTGTGA
- a CDS encoding single-stranded DNA-binding protein — MAGSMNKVLLIGRLGQDPKLSYTQGGQAVANFTMATDEGYRDRTSGQKVERTEWHRIVAWRQTAEFCGNYLSKGRLVLVEGKLQTRKWQDQNGQDRYTTEIVASNVQGLDSRQDGAPAQGAPQGQGRPQQRQQGGYQQPPQGQQNGPSYEDEDLGPAFPSEASGMDDVPF; from the coding sequence ATGGCCGGCAGCATGAACAAAGTCCTTCTCATCGGCCGACTGGGCCAGGATCCCAAGCTTTCCTACACCCAGGGCGGACAGGCCGTGGCCAACTTCACCATGGCCACGGACGAAGGCTACCGCGACCGCACTTCGGGCCAGAAGGTGGAGCGCACCGAGTGGCATCGCATCGTGGCCTGGAGGCAGACGGCCGAATTTTGCGGCAACTATCTGTCCAAGGGGCGGCTGGTGCTCGTGGAAGGCAAGCTCCAGACCCGCAAGTGGCAGGACCAGAACGGCCAGGATCGCTACACCACGGAAATCGTGGCCAGCAACGTCCAGGGGCTGGACAGCCGTCAGGACGGCGCTCCGGCCCAGGGCGCTCCGCAGGGCCAGGGACGCCCCCAGCAGCGCCAGCAGGGCGGCTACCAGCAGCCCCCCCAGGGGCAGCAGAACGGTCCCAGCTACGAGGACGAGGATCTCGGTCCCGCTTTCCCGTCCGAGGCCAGCGGCATGGACGACGTCCCGTTCTGA
- a CDS encoding class I SAM-dependent methyltransferase, which yields MRGPTTDWNGIWRTAQAAHREAEDPKTWDKRAGDFKRVAESSDYSDQFLEIMRPEADWSVLDMGCAVGTLALPLARVVRRVTAADPSVRMRELLQERCADEGVSNVRVVDGDWLSSWDTPELGPHDVVVGSRSLIVEDLRSALLKAHRYARKKVFVSTMVGDGPHDRALIEAAGRKLNPRADYVVVVNLLRELGIYASVRFILLERKSRYPDLDAAVKDVRWMLRDMTPDEEARLRAYFADTLVPCDGGLCRPVPPPVRWAVIYWDTRTDCDAALKR from the coding sequence ATGCGGGGACCGACAACGGATTGGAACGGCATATGGCGCACGGCCCAGGCGGCGCATCGCGAAGCCGAAGACCCCAAGACATGGGACAAGCGCGCCGGAGACTTCAAGCGGGTCGCGGAGAGCAGCGACTACTCGGATCAATTTCTGGAAATCATGCGTCCGGAAGCGGACTGGAGCGTCCTGGACATGGGCTGCGCCGTGGGAACGCTCGCTCTGCCCCTGGCGCGGGTGGTCCGCCGCGTGACCGCGGCCGATCCGTCGGTACGGATGCGGGAGCTGTTGCAGGAGCGCTGCGCCGACGAGGGCGTGAGCAACGTCCGCGTGGTGGACGGCGACTGGCTTTCCTCCTGGGATACCCCGGAACTCGGCCCGCACGACGTGGTCGTGGGCTCCCGCTCGCTGATCGTCGAGGATTTGCGCTCGGCTCTGCTGAAGGCGCACCGCTATGCCCGAAAGAAAGTCTTCGTTTCCACCATGGTGGGGGACGGTCCTCATGACCGCGCCTTGATCGAGGCCGCGGGCCGAAAGCTCAACCCCAGGGCGGATTATGTCGTTGTCGTCAACCTCCTGCGCGAGCTGGGGATTTATGCCAGCGTGCGCTTCATTCTCCTGGAACGCAAGAGCCGCTACCCGGACCTGGACGCCGCCGTGAAGGACGTGCGCTGGATGCTGCGCGACATGACTCCGGACGAGGAGGCCCGGCTGCGCGCCTATTTCGCCGATACGCTGGTGCCCTGCGACGGGGGCCTTTGCCGTCCGGTCCCGCCGCCCGTGCGCTGGGCCGTGATCTATTGGGACACGCGCACCGACTGCGACGCAGCCCTCAAGCGTTGA
- a CDS encoding PilZ domain-containing protein, whose product MAFDISFGDSEERARQAFRTRVPGLEVRFHDSERVYEIRDISASGFAIEDKSGGFKSGGRYDVSLYLNRKLFLGHAGVSVVRALENGIVGLAFDELKRQQALKLDKLVLEVQKRLIQLRKARPEG is encoded by the coding sequence ATGGCATTCGACATTTCTTTTGGCGACAGCGAAGAGCGCGCCCGGCAGGCCTTCCGAACACGGGTTCCCGGACTGGAGGTCCGCTTCCACGATTCCGAGCGCGTCTACGAGATCAGGGATATCAGCGCTTCCGGCTTCGCCATCGAGGACAAGAGCGGCGGCTTCAAGTCCGGAGGGCGCTACGACGTTTCCCTGTATCTGAACCGCAAGCTGTTTCTGGGCCATGCCGGGGTCAGCGTTGTCCGCGCCCTGGAGAACGGCATCGTGGGGCTGGCTTTCGACGAGCTCAAGCGACAGCAGGCCCTGAAGCTGGACAAGCTCGTGCTCGAAGTCCAGAAGCGGCTCATTCAACTCCGCAAAGCCCGCCCCGAAGGCTAG